In the Gossypium raimondii isolate GPD5lz chromosome 9, ASM2569854v1, whole genome shotgun sequence genome, one interval contains:
- the LOC105797715 gene encoding thioredoxin-like 3-3, giving the protein MVCTQSVWCKVSVTKESVCSQILPAFCKLSNQFPKLSFVYADIDECPETRKHIRYTSTFHFYRDGERVDEMFGAGEERLHDRLWLHS; this is encoded by the coding sequence ATGGTATGCACACAATCTGTTTGGTGTAAAGTTTCTGTGACAAAAGAATCTGTTTGTAGCCAGATTCTTCCTGCGTTTTGCAAATTGAGCAACCAGTTCCCCAAGCTCTCTTTCGTATACGCAGATATTGATGAATGCCCAGAAACCAGGAAGCACATTCGTTACACTTcgacatttcatttttatcgaGATGGAGAAAGGGTGGACGAGATGTTTGGTGCTGGAGAAGAGCGGCTTCATGATCGCTTGTGGTTACATTCCTGA
- the LOC105799745 gene encoding uncharacterized protein LOC105799745 isoform X2: protein MPNPSDYIALGSQSEEETEPELEEDSEETEEEQQEEGFIPVMESPRVLAEKESKNGEATVCSNAGESGENSQGNEWNRGDIDGLFCPICMEAWTTTGDHHVCCLPCGHIFGFSCIRKWLQQQGTTKKCPQCNRKCTLKDVRKLFASRVVAIDGESQKRIQSLEAKCISLDKKNAALIKKEAEWKKKEAEWKKREALLQRELHQLKEKTIYLEHLLDVKPRTLGHPPSMGGYCVPSLGSEFNGQGPFILQKELGVDGARLFDIDASSKIILMTRRLQGLGGMHVLTKMSLVAPYTRQDISLPTGSKAVRDLHICPSDGSLSLFASLGKKLSVLSTKINNFILAYDLPAPAWSCSWDLNGSHQIYAGLQNGSLVVFDMRQTARPLEFVNGLTSNPVHTIYSLHNSTLPSGVTAVLSASSAGICQWNFGGSEERQPVVLETGNQGACISLAYCPSSDDIIASFRPRIDNSNEMAYSQHLLTPAIGQGVQGSHVHLKRFGSNCYQKLAVTCANVNDVRLPRSAVMNIESHGCLFASGDELTGF from the exons ATGCCAAACCCTAGTGACTACATCGCACTTGGTTCACAATCTGAAGAAGAAACTGAACCAGAATTAGAAGAAGATTCCGAAGAAACCGAAGAAGAACAACAAGAAGAAGGGTTTATTCCGGTGATGGAGTCTCCCAGGGTTTTGGCcgaaaaagaaagcaaaaatgGAGAAGCTACGGTGTGTTCCAATGCGGGAGAGAGTGGGGAAAATTCTCAAGGGAACGAATGGAATCGTGGGGACATCGATGGGTTGTTTTGCCCTATCTGTATGGAAGCTTGGACTACAACCGGTGACCATCACGTCTG TTGTCTTCCTTGTGGGCATATATTTGGTTTTTCGTGCATCCGAAAATGGCTACAACAACAAGGAACTACAAAAAAG TGTCCTCAATGTAACAGGAAATGTACATTAAAAGATGTAAGAAAATTGTTTGCTTCACGGGTTGTTGCTATTGATGGAGAATCACAAAAG AGAATTCAATCTCTTGAAGCTAAGTGCATCTCTCTTGACAAGAAG aatGCTGCTCTAATTAAAAAAGAAGCtgaatggaaaaagaaagaagctgAATGGAAAAAGAGAGAAGCTTTGTTGCAACGAGAACTTCACCAGCTTAAAGAG AAAACAATTTATTTGGAGCACTTGTTAGATGTGAAGCCTAGGACATTGGGACATCCACCTTCAATGGGAGGCTATTGTGTTCCATCTCTTG GCTCAGAGTTCAATGGGCAAGGACCTTTCATATTGCAG AAGGAGCTTGGGGTGGATGGTGCACGGCTATTTGATATAGATGCTTCaagcaaaattatattaatgacACGGAGATTGCAAGGGTTGGGCGGAATGCATGTCCTTACCAAA ATGAGCTTGGTAGCTCCATATACGAGACAAGACATTTCATTGCCGACTGGCTCTAAAGCTGTAAGGGATCTGCACATTTGCCCCTCTGATGGTAGCTTGTCACTTTTTGCTTCCTTAGGAAAGAAATTATCAGTTCTCAG CACAAAGATTAACAATTTTATCCTTGCCTATGATCTACCG GCTCCTGCTTGGTCATGTTCGTGGGATCTCAACGGTTCCCATCAAATATATGCTGGACTTCAG AATGGTTCGCTTGTGGTGTTTGACATGCGCCAAACTGCGAGGCCTTTGGAATTTGTTAATGGGCTGACAAGCAACCCAGTTCATACCATATATTCTTTACATAATTCAACCCTTCCTTCAGGTGTTACAGCCGTTTTGTCAGCATCATCCGCTGGCATTTGTCAGTGGAACTTTGGTGGATCTGAGGAAAG GCAACCTGTTGTTTTGGAGACTGGCAATCAAGGAGCGTGTATATCTCTTGCTTATTGTCCTAGCAGTGATGACATAATTGCTTCATTTCGCCCAAGAATTGACAATTCTAATGAAATGGCATATTCTCAACACTTACTGACTCCTGCTATTGGGCAAGGGGTTCAGGGTTCCCATGTTCATTTGAAGAGATTCGGAAGCAATTGCTATCAGAAGTTGGCTGTTACATGCGCCAATGTCAATGATGTTCGGTTACCAAGATCTGCAGTTATGAACATAGAGAGTCATGGGTGTTTGTTTGCATCAGGGGATGAACTTACAG GTTTCTGA
- the LOC105799743 gene encoding uncharacterized protein LOC105799743, whose translation MVCIACLLPLFLVPIVNILPLLFYFIMGKIYWLLGWEYRKPERAPAACPYRPPAKTENSSKVRPETEPTVPESSSKPMGVTDNKQD comes from the exons atg GTTTGTATAGCTTGCCTATTGCCACTCTTCCTCGTACCGATCGTCAATATTTTGCCTCTCCTCTTCTATTTCATCatg GGTAAAATTTACTGGCTTCTTGGATGGGAATACCGGAAACCGGAGAGGGCACCTGCGGCGTGTCCGTATAGGCCGCCTGCGAAAACGGAAAACTCTAGCAAA GTTCGGCCAGAAACTGAACCTACTGTACCAGAGTCTAGTTCAAAACCAATGGGAGTAACAGATAACAAGCAGGATTGA
- the LOC105799745 gene encoding uncharacterized protein LOC105799745 isoform X3, translating into MEKLRCVPMRERVGKILKGTNGIVGTSMGCFALSVWKLGLQPVTITSVVFLVGIYLVFRASENGYNNKELQKRKCTLKDVRKLFASRVVAIDGESQKRIQSLEAKCISLDKKNAALIKKEAEWKKKEAEWKKREALLQRELHQLKEKTIYLEHLLDVKPRTLGHPPSMGGYCVPSLGSEFNGQGPFILQKELGVDGARLFDIDASSKIILMTRRLQGLGGMHVLTKMSLVAPYTRQDISLPTGSKAVRDLHICPSDGSLSLFASLGKKLSVLSTKINNFILAYDLPAPAWSCSWDLNGSHQIYAGLQNGSLVVFDMRQTARPLEFVNGLTSNPVHTIYSLHNSTLPSGVTAVLSASSAGICQWNFGGSEERQPVVLETGNQGACISLAYCPSSDDIIASFRPRIDNSNEMAYSQHLLTPAIGQGVQGSHVHLKRFGSNCYQKLAVTCANVNDVRLPRSAVMNIESHGCLFASGDELTGELVLQELPSFTVIQHLKLRKQPIYDIKYVHDVDGGLLGCLCDDILQLYGNHALK; encoded by the exons atgGAGAAGCTACGGTGTGTTCCAATGCGGGAGAGAGTGGGGAAAATTCTCAAGGGAACGAATGGAATCGTGGGGACATCGATGGGTTGTTTTGCCCTATCTGTATGGAAGCTTGGACTACAACCGGTGACCATCACGTCTG TTGTCTTCCTTGTGGGCATATATTTGGTTTTTCGTGCATCCGAAAATGGCTACAACAACAAGGAACTACAAAAAAG GAAATGTACATTAAAAGATGTAAGAAAATTGTTTGCTTCACGGGTTGTTGCTATTGATGGAGAATCACAAAAG AGAATTCAATCTCTTGAAGCTAAGTGCATCTCTCTTGACAAGAAG aatGCTGCTCTAATTAAAAAAGAAGCtgaatggaaaaagaaagaagctgAATGGAAAAAGAGAGAAGCTTTGTTGCAACGAGAACTTCACCAGCTTAAAGAG AAAACAATTTATTTGGAGCACTTGTTAGATGTGAAGCCTAGGACATTGGGACATCCACCTTCAATGGGAGGCTATTGTGTTCCATCTCTTG GCTCAGAGTTCAATGGGCAAGGACCTTTCATATTGCAG AAGGAGCTTGGGGTGGATGGTGCACGGCTATTTGATATAGATGCTTCaagcaaaattatattaatgacACGGAGATTGCAAGGGTTGGGCGGAATGCATGTCCTTACCAAA ATGAGCTTGGTAGCTCCATATACGAGACAAGACATTTCATTGCCGACTGGCTCTAAAGCTGTAAGGGATCTGCACATTTGCCCCTCTGATGGTAGCTTGTCACTTTTTGCTTCCTTAGGAAAGAAATTATCAGTTCTCAG CACAAAGATTAACAATTTTATCCTTGCCTATGATCTACCG GCTCCTGCTTGGTCATGTTCGTGGGATCTCAACGGTTCCCATCAAATATATGCTGGACTTCAG AATGGTTCGCTTGTGGTGTTTGACATGCGCCAAACTGCGAGGCCTTTGGAATTTGTTAATGGGCTGACAAGCAACCCAGTTCATACCATATATTCTTTACATAATTCAACCCTTCCTTCAGGTGTTACAGCCGTTTTGTCAGCATCATCCGCTGGCATTTGTCAGTGGAACTTTGGTGGATCTGAGGAAAG GCAACCTGTTGTTTTGGAGACTGGCAATCAAGGAGCGTGTATATCTCTTGCTTATTGTCCTAGCAGTGATGACATAATTGCTTCATTTCGCCCAAGAATTGACAATTCTAATGAAATGGCATATTCTCAACACTTACTGACTCCTGCTATTGGGCAAGGGGTTCAGGGTTCCCATGTTCATTTGAAGAGATTCGGAAGCAATTGCTATCAGAAGTTGGCTGTTACATGCGCCAATGTCAATGATGTTCGGTTACCAAGATCTGCAGTTATGAACATAGAGAGTCATGGGTGTTTGTTTGCATCAGGGGATGAACTTACAGGTGAACTGGTCTTGCAAGAGTTGCCATCTTTTACTGTTATTCAGCATCTTAAATTGCGAAAGCAGCCTATTTATGATATAAAGTATGTGCATGATGTGGATGGAGGTTTGCTAGGTTGTTTATGTGATGATATATTGCAACTTTACGGTAATCATGCTCTAAAATAG
- the LOC105799745 gene encoding uncharacterized protein LOC105799745 isoform X1, which yields MPNPSDYIALGSQSEEETEPELEEDSEETEEEQQEEGFIPVMESPRVLAEKESKNGEATVCSNAGESGENSQGNEWNRGDIDGLFCPICMEAWTTTGDHHVCCLPCGHIFGFSCIRKWLQQQGTTKKCPQCNRKCTLKDVRKLFASRVVAIDGESQKRIQSLEAKCISLDKKNAALIKKEAEWKKKEAEWKKREALLQRELHQLKEKTIYLEHLLDVKPRTLGHPPSMGGYCVPSLGSEFNGQGPFILQKELGVDGARLFDIDASSKIILMTRRLQGLGGMHVLTKMSLVAPYTRQDISLPTGSKAVRDLHICPSDGSLSLFASLGKKLSVLSTKINNFILAYDLPAPAWSCSWDLNGSHQIYAGLQNGSLVVFDMRQTARPLEFVNGLTSNPVHTIYSLHNSTLPSGVTAVLSASSAGICQWNFGGSEERQPVVLETGNQGACISLAYCPSSDDIIASFRPRIDNSNEMAYSQHLLTPAIGQGVQGSHVHLKRFGSNCYQKLAVTCANVNDVRLPRSAVMNIESHGCLFASGDELTGELVLQELPSFTVIQHLKLRKQPIYDIKYVHDVDGGLLGCLCDDILQLYGNHALK from the exons ATGCCAAACCCTAGTGACTACATCGCACTTGGTTCACAATCTGAAGAAGAAACTGAACCAGAATTAGAAGAAGATTCCGAAGAAACCGAAGAAGAACAACAAGAAGAAGGGTTTATTCCGGTGATGGAGTCTCCCAGGGTTTTGGCcgaaaaagaaagcaaaaatgGAGAAGCTACGGTGTGTTCCAATGCGGGAGAGAGTGGGGAAAATTCTCAAGGGAACGAATGGAATCGTGGGGACATCGATGGGTTGTTTTGCCCTATCTGTATGGAAGCTTGGACTACAACCGGTGACCATCACGTCTG TTGTCTTCCTTGTGGGCATATATTTGGTTTTTCGTGCATCCGAAAATGGCTACAACAACAAGGAACTACAAAAAAG TGTCCTCAATGTAACAGGAAATGTACATTAAAAGATGTAAGAAAATTGTTTGCTTCACGGGTTGTTGCTATTGATGGAGAATCACAAAAG AGAATTCAATCTCTTGAAGCTAAGTGCATCTCTCTTGACAAGAAG aatGCTGCTCTAATTAAAAAAGAAGCtgaatggaaaaagaaagaagctgAATGGAAAAAGAGAGAAGCTTTGTTGCAACGAGAACTTCACCAGCTTAAAGAG AAAACAATTTATTTGGAGCACTTGTTAGATGTGAAGCCTAGGACATTGGGACATCCACCTTCAATGGGAGGCTATTGTGTTCCATCTCTTG GCTCAGAGTTCAATGGGCAAGGACCTTTCATATTGCAG AAGGAGCTTGGGGTGGATGGTGCACGGCTATTTGATATAGATGCTTCaagcaaaattatattaatgacACGGAGATTGCAAGGGTTGGGCGGAATGCATGTCCTTACCAAA ATGAGCTTGGTAGCTCCATATACGAGACAAGACATTTCATTGCCGACTGGCTCTAAAGCTGTAAGGGATCTGCACATTTGCCCCTCTGATGGTAGCTTGTCACTTTTTGCTTCCTTAGGAAAGAAATTATCAGTTCTCAG CACAAAGATTAACAATTTTATCCTTGCCTATGATCTACCG GCTCCTGCTTGGTCATGTTCGTGGGATCTCAACGGTTCCCATCAAATATATGCTGGACTTCAG AATGGTTCGCTTGTGGTGTTTGACATGCGCCAAACTGCGAGGCCTTTGGAATTTGTTAATGGGCTGACAAGCAACCCAGTTCATACCATATATTCTTTACATAATTCAACCCTTCCTTCAGGTGTTACAGCCGTTTTGTCAGCATCATCCGCTGGCATTTGTCAGTGGAACTTTGGTGGATCTGAGGAAAG GCAACCTGTTGTTTTGGAGACTGGCAATCAAGGAGCGTGTATATCTCTTGCTTATTGTCCTAGCAGTGATGACATAATTGCTTCATTTCGCCCAAGAATTGACAATTCTAATGAAATGGCATATTCTCAACACTTACTGACTCCTGCTATTGGGCAAGGGGTTCAGGGTTCCCATGTTCATTTGAAGAGATTCGGAAGCAATTGCTATCAGAAGTTGGCTGTTACATGCGCCAATGTCAATGATGTTCGGTTACCAAGATCTGCAGTTATGAACATAGAGAGTCATGGGTGTTTGTTTGCATCAGGGGATGAACTTACAGGTGAACTGGTCTTGCAAGAGTTGCCATCTTTTACTGTTATTCAGCATCTTAAATTGCGAAAGCAGCCTATTTATGATATAAAGTATGTGCATGATGTGGATGGAGGTTTGCTAGGTTGTTTATGTGATGATATATTGCAACTTTACGGTAATCATGCTCTAAAATAG
- the LOC105799747 gene encoding uncharacterized protein LOC105799747 yields the protein METNGTNHHSHENRPSTGSNNANRGQSTEEEVFVNQAQMTWHEVRRQWAGDQSQKSRRIAREPIMSWTTTYEDLLCSTERFQQPIPLAEMVDFLVDTWHEEGLYD from the exons ATGGAAACCAATGGTACTAATCACCATTCCCATGAAAATCGCCCTTCAACGGGTTCAAATAATGCTAACAGAGGTCAATCCACTGAGGAGGAGGTTTTTGTTAACCAGG CTCAAATGACTTGGCATGAGGTTAGAAGACAGTGGGCCGGGGATCAGTCTCAAAAATCAAGAAGAATTGCCAGGGAACCAATAATGAG CTGGACCACAACTTATGAAGATTTGCTTTGTTCGACCGAACGATTTCAACAGCCTATTCCATTAGCT GAGATGGTGGATTTTTTAGTTGATACCTGGCATGAGGAAGGCCTCTATGACTAG
- the LOC105799746 gene encoding LOW QUALITY PROTEIN: probable xyloglucan endotransglucosylase/hydrolase protein 32 (The sequence of the model RefSeq protein was modified relative to this genomic sequence to represent the inferred CDS: inserted 1 base in 1 codon), which translates to MAVFLSFLLILLFPSANAGWPPSPGYWPSSKFRPMNFYSGFRNLWGPGHQSLDQHALTIWLDRTSGSGFKSVKPFRSGYFGASIKVQPGYTAGVITAFYLSNNEAHPGFHDEVDIEFLGTTFGKPYTLQTNVYIRGSGDGKIIGREMKFHLWFDPTKDFHHYAILWSPREIIFLVDDVPIRRYPRKSAATFPLRPMWVYGSIWDASSWATEDGKYKADYRYQPFVAKYTNFKAXGCTAYAPPWCRPVSASPFRSGGLTRQQRRAMRWVQRYHMVYNYCKDPKRNHALTPECWSK; encoded by the exons ATGGCTGTCTTCCTCTCCTTTCTTCTCATTCTCTTGTTTCCTTCAGCCAATGCTGGGTGGCCACCTTCTCCTGGTTACTGGCCTAGCTCTAAATTTAGGCCTATGAACTTTTACAGTGGGTTTAGAAATCTTTGGGGTCCTGGTCATCAAAGTCTAGATCAACATGCATTAACAATCTGGCTTGATAGAACTTCAG GAAGTGGATTCAAGTCAGTGAAGCCATTTCGTTCTGGTTACTTTGGAGCCTCTATTAAAGTCCAACCTGGGTACACTGCAGGAGTCATAACAGCTTTCTAT CTATCAAACAATGAAGCTCATCCAGGATTCCATGATGAAGTGGATATAGAGTTCCTTGGAACTACATTTGGGAAGCCTTACACTTTACAGACCAATGTGTATATCAGAGGGAGTGGGGATGGCAAAATCATTGGAAGGGAAATGAAGTTCCATCTTTGGTTTGATCCAACTAAAGACTTTCACCACTATGCCATTCTTTGGAGCCCTAGGGAGATCAT ATTCTTAGTAGATGATGTGCCTATAAGGAGGTATCCAAGGAAGAGTGCTGCAACATTTCCTCTAAGGCCAATGTGGGTGTATGGTTCAATATGGGATGCCTCATCATGGGCTACTGAAGATGGGAAATACAAAGCTGATTACAGATACCAACCATTTGTTGCAAAGTACACCAACTTCAAAG GGGGTTGCACTGCCTATGCGCCACCTTGGTGCCGCCCAGTCTCTGCCTCGCCTTTCCGGTCCGGCGGGCTAACAAGGCAGCAACGTAGAGCAATGAGATGGGTTCAAAGATACCATATGGTGTATAACTATTGCAAGGACCCCAAAAGGAACCATGCCTTGACCCCAGAGTGTTGGAGCAAGTGA
- the LOC105799748 gene encoding S-adenosylmethionine synthase 1 yields MDTFLFTSESVNEGHPDKICDQVSDAILDACLEQDPESKVACETCTKTNMVMVFGEITTKAKINYEKIVRDTCRGIGFTSADVGLDADNCKVLVNIEQQSPDIAQGVHGHLSKKPEEIGAGDQGHMFGYATDETPELMPLTHVLATKLGARLTEVRKNKTCQWLRPDGKTQVTVEYRNDGGAMVPIRVHTVLISTQHDETVTNEKIAADLREHVIKPVIPAKYLDDKTIFHLNPSGRFVIGGPHGDAGLTGRKIIIDTYGGWGAHGGGAFSGKDPTKVDRSGAYIVRQAAKSVVASGLARRCIVQVSYAIGVPEPLSVFVDTYKTGKIPDKDILALIKEAFDFRPGMISINLDLKRGGKFRYQKTAAYGHFGRDDPDFTWEIVKPLKPKA; encoded by the coding sequence ATGGATACCTTCTTATTTACTTCCGAGTCTGTCAATGAAGGTCACCCCGACAAGATCTGTGACCAGGTTTCGGATGCTATCCTTGATGCCTGCCTGGAACAAGACCCAGAAAGCAAAGTGGCCTGTGAGACTTGCACCAAGACTAACATGGTTATGGTCTTCGGGGAGATCACCACGAAGGCCAAAATTAACTATGAGAAAATTGTTCGGGATACTTGCAGAGGTATAGGGTTCACCTCAGCTGATGTCGGCCTTGATGCTGACAACTGCAAAGTTCTAGTTAACATTGAGCAGCAGAGCCCTGATATTGCACAAGGAGTTCATGGTCACCTCTCCAAGAAACCTGAGGAAATTGGGGCTGGTGACCAAGGTCACATGTTTGGCTATGCCACAGACGAAACCCCTGAGTTAATGCCTCTAACCCATGTGCTTGCGACTAAACTTGGTGCCAGGCTCACCGAAGTGAGAAAGAACAAGACATGTCAATGGTTAAGGCCTGATGGTAAGACCCAAGTGACTGTTGAATATCGCAATGATGGTGGAGCCATGGTCCCCATACGTGTTCACACTGTTCTTATTTCAACCCAACATGATGAGACCGTCACCAATGAGAAGATTGCAGCTGACTTGAGAGAGCATGTCATTAAGCCTGTCATTCCAGCAAAGTATCTCGATGACAAAACCATTTTCCACCTCAACCCATCCGGTAGGTTTGTTATTGGTGGACCTCATGGAGATGCAGGACTCACTGGCCGAAAGATTATCATTGATACCTATGGTGGCTGGGGTGCTCATGGTGGTGGTGCTTTCTCAGGGAAGGATCCCACTAAGGTGGATCGCAGTGGTGCATACATAGTTAGGCAAGCAGCAAAGAGCGTGGTGGCCTCAGGCCTTGCACGTCGATGTATCGTGCAAGTCTCCTATGCAATCGGTGTGCCGGAACCCTTGTCAGTTTTCGTAGACACTTACAAGACAGGCAAAATCCCGGACAAGGATATTTTGGCATTAATCAAGGAAGCTTTCGACTTCAGGCCGGGAATGATCTCTATCAATCTTGACCTGAAGAGAGGAGgaaagtttaggtaccaaaagaCTGCTGCTTATGGTCATTTCGGCCGTGATGATCCTGATTTCACTTGGGAGATTGTTAAGCCTCTTAAGCCCAAGGCCTAA
- the LOC105799744 gene encoding dual specificity phosphatase Cdc25, with protein sequence MAQTISYITGSQLLPLKRLPNIAIIDVRDDERSYDGHIAGSLHYASGTFTDKISNLIQDVKGKDTLVFHCALSQVRGPTCARRLAYHLEELKEDTGIKNILVLERGFNGWEASGRPVCRCTDIPCKGESA encoded by the exons ATGGCTCAAACCATCTCCTACATTACCGGCTCTCAACTCCTTCCCCTTAAACGCCTTCCGAATATCGCCATCATAGATGTTAG ggATGATGAAAGGAGTTATGATGGGCATATAGCTGGGTCTTTGCACTATGCCAGTGGCACTTTCACTGATAAGATCTCCAATCTTATCCAAGATGTCAAAGGCAAAGATACTCTTGTTTTTCATTGTGCTCTAAGCCAG GTTCGTGGCCCAACTTGTGCACGGAGGTTAGCGTATCATCTAGAGGAGTTGAAGGAAGATACTGGGATCAAGAACATTTTGGTTTTGGAGCGCGGTTTCAATGGCTGGGAAGCTTCCGGACGACCTGTTTGTCGCTGCACTGACATCCCTTGCAAGGGAGAGAGTGCATAA